GGTGGGCGGTCTGGCCGCAGTGCAGCAGCCCCCAGCAGCAGAGCACGCGCAGGAACTCGCGCCGCATGTCCTTGCTCCGCAGCGTGTAGATGAGCGGGTTGAGCGCCGAGTTGAGCGTGGCCAGGCCGAAGAAGACGTCGGCGTGGGAGAGCACGGGGCAGGACGCCATGTCGCACGACGTGTCCAGCAGCAGCACGCTGAAGGCGGGCAGCCAGCACACGATGAACACGCCCATCACGATGGTGACCGTCTTCAGCAGGGCGTACGCCGGCGAGCTGGCCGCCTCCTGCTGGCTGTGGCGCACGATCAGGTAGATGCGCACGTAGAGGATGACGATGGACAGCAGGATGGCGCTGAAGATGGTCACCACGAAGAAGATGTAGCGGGTGGAGTAGAGCGGCAGCACGGTGGAGCACTCGTGCAGCGCGTCCATGCAGTTCCAGCCCATGATGGGCAGCCCCCCCAGCACCACCGAGGTGGCCCAGCAGGTGCCGATCAGCAGGAACATGCGGCACGTCTTGTTGGAGCCGTACACCTTCACCTTGGTGATAGCGATGTAGCGCTCGATGGCGATGGCCAGCAGGCTGAAGACGGAGGCGGCCAGGGCGATGAAGGCCGTGCCCTCGCGGATGAACCACTGCACGGGCACCAGCCGGAACGTCCGCGGGCCCGACAGGAAGATGTTGGCGATGTAGGCGGAGCCGGCCAGCAGGTCGGAGAAGGCCAGGTTGCCGATGAAGAAGAACATGGCGGAGTGGAACTTCTTGTTGCGGAAGACGGCGACGAGCACCAGCAGGTTCTCCAGGATGATGATGCCGCAGATGAGCACGAAGAAGACGTTGAGGCCGCTGAGGCCGGCGTCGCTGTCCATGCGCACCTGCAGCTCCCTCTGCGTCAGGTTCTTGGCCAGGCGGTAGTGCACCTGGATCACCGACTGGTTGTAGTACTGCTGGTACTTGGAGTTCCTCATGGCAGGGGCGTGCGCGCACGGGGTCATTCACACGGctggcggtggggggtggggccgggAGGCCACGCCCATTCCAATATCACACCTCAGCAGCCAATTGGGTCGGTCGGGGGCGTGGTCAGGGGCGGGGTTACTGTcaggaaacagaacagaacaggaaaaaaaaaaaaaagagcgttACATGATCAGCTAGCAAGCGATTAATACAGATCTGAGGACGGGGCAGGAGACAGAGAATGGAGAACAGGGCATTCCGTTGTGAAATCAAGAGCGCCCTGACGTGACCGTTTCATAAAGAATCCTCACACAGAGGAAGGATGTTTGGCAAGGTTTCACAACCGAGCTCCGTTTGTTTGAAGTACAAACCTTTCTAAGTGTTTGAACTTACCCAGGTGGGGAAAAACAACAGCTAGGGTGTCATATGAAAGCCACATGCTTGTGCGCTCAGCGACATGCGATCTCAcgcacaacaaaacacacattatcGGTCATATCGCCTTCCAGGGTGACCTACGCCCTTCATTCAGAGAAGGTCAGGAAAAAAAGGTCCCGTTTCAATTAAATGAGCTGTGCTTTTACAATACAGGTTAAACAGCGATAGAAAAAAGGCTGATTGGTGTCTGTTTGGAgaagaggatgctgggagacTGTGGCTGCGGTCTGCAGACTCCTGAAGAACAGTCAGCAGAAACATGCTGATCACAGGAAACGAGGCCCAAAATTAGACTGAGCGTGCAGCCGTCACTTCTCCCAGTGCTGAGCTTGCATTCACCGAGACCTCTGCACTGAACACGCGCTGACCTGCGCACTGAACACGCGCTGATCTacgcactgaacacactgacctctgcactgaacacactgacctgcgcagtgaacacacactgacctacACACTGAACACGCGCTGATCTACGCACTGAGCACATGCTAACccgcacactgaacacacactgacctacACACTGAACACGCGCTGaaccacacactgaacacacactgacctgcgTACTGAACACACGCTGAGCACACGCTAACCTGCAGAACGAGCGCACACGCTGACCTGCCCACTAAGCACACGCTGaactgcacactgaacacacaatgACCTGCGCACTGAACACACAATGACCCGTCACCAaccaaggaaaagcaattccaagggtAACTCCAGCTCTTGAACGAGCCACCGCCAGCTTGTCCTGTGTCTCCGCTCTCTCTGGGCTTGTTCCGCCACTGCCATtgcagcagctagctagctagctagcaacaaacaccCTGCTGAAATCCCACACCACAGGCTCTACCCACCGCTccgcacacacaaagaaagccacgcccagaaacatcccaaacacatttcgGAATAACAGACGCAGGTAAAAGGTGCACAGCGTTTTGGCGAAGCTGCATAAAGACAGAGTATCGGCAGCGCATCACAGATACGCCTCGGCGCGGTTATTTCATAATGTTTTCCAGGTGGAAATCCTGCATAGCGTGCCTTCGTGCCTCTGAGCGCTGGATTTTTGCCCCTCAGGAATGTGGTCCGAATGCATGTCGAACACAGCCTGGGAGCCAGAGCGCGTGTTACTTTAGCGCTCAGGAATATtcgctgctcccccccccccccctcgccccaacccccgccccacccccaaagtACAAAATAAACTCATGGTCtatcactctctcacacagacacgcacacacacacccacgcagacacacagacacgcacacacacacccacgcacacagacacgcacgcacacacacacacacgcacgcacacacatatgaagACAAACGAACACGCAAGGCGGTGGAGTGGAGGTATTCGTCCCACTCGCACAAGCAGGCCCCATCTCAGCCTGGCTAGAGACGCTGTTCTCGCCCCGACGCAGAGTCCAGAGATAACGGGGGAATCCGCAACTCCGCCGCAGTCTGGAGCAGGCATTCCTCACCATTGTGctcaccaccgcccccccccctccccacacacacacaatgacctCTACAAACTGCACAAAGAATCCCTCCCCAAACCTGTTCTGTCCTGTGCCAGGACCTGAAACATTCAATCaaccagtcaatcaatcaatcaatccgcAACAGATCACAAGCACAGCACTTCACTGTGGAATTttccagggggaaaaaactgcacacacacacacacacacacacacacacacacaaaataagtcTAGAAAGGAGGTATTTGAGCCAAACGTGGGGAAAACTGGAAACAAGGCGACTCCCCAAagccctgaaaaacaaaa
This genomic window from Anguilla rostrata isolate EN2019 chromosome 17, ASM1855537v3, whole genome shotgun sequence contains:
- the s1pr2 gene encoding sphingosine 1-phosphate receptor 2, with the translated sequence MTPCAHAPAMRNSKYQQYYNQSVIQVHYRLAKNLTQRELQVRMDSDAGLSGLNVFFVLICGIIILENLLVLVAVFRNKKFHSAMFFFIGNLAFSDLLAGSAYIANIFLSGPRTFRLVPVQWFIREGTAFIALAASVFSLLAIAIERYIAITKVKVYGSNKTCRMFLLIGTCWATSVVLGGLPIMGWNCMDALHECSTVLPLYSTRYIFFVVTIFSAILLSIVILYVRIYLIVRHSQQEAASSPAYALLKTVTIVMGVFIVCWLPAFSVLLLDTSCDMASCPVLSHADVFFGLATLNSALNPLIYTLRSKDMRREFLRVLCCWGLLHCGQTAHPCLLPLKSTSSMEHCTHKQEQQSTPIMQDCTSV